GAGGGTTCCGTTTTTTGGGATGGTAGAGATTTAAATTTTCTTGACAAGGATGCTCTTTATAAAAATATTTCTCTTACTCTTCAAAAGCCTGTTCAATATAATTTTAGTTTAAGAGAAAATGTTGCAATTTCAGATTTGAGCAGGATAAACGAAGAGGTAAAAATTATAGAAGCCTTAAAGGAAAACGATGCCGATTATCTTTTAGAAAAAACAGGCGGTTTGGACGGAAGACTTGGGCGTATTTTTAATGGAGCTGAACTTTCAGGCGGGGAGTGGCAAAGGCTTGCCCTAAGCCGCTGCCGTTTTAAAAATGCCGATTTTTTAATCCTTGATGAGCCGACCTCGGCCCTCGATCCTATCGAAGAAAGCCTTGTGCTAAAACGCTTTATAAGCCTTATCAAAAACAAAACCGCTGTAATTATCTCGCATAGGGCAGGATTGTGCAGGCTTGTAGACAGGATTACCCTTATGAAAGAGGGCAGGCTCATAGCTTTAGGCACTCATGACGAGCTTTTTTCATCTTGTGAGGAGTATAGGAAGCTTTATTCTGCTCAGGCAGATTTATACCGAGATTAAAACTGAATTTCTAAGTTTTTTTCATTTATGCCTTGATTAAAATAAAAAAATGATGTATGGTCGTTACAACATTTTGTGAGAGGTTGCTGACATTGGTACCCTTAATTATTTTAAAGGAAGGCGACAAGGCCTCCGTACTTAAATTTGACGGAACGGGGGCCGAATTTTCCCGCCTTCGCAGTTTTGGAATAGATATAAATACGGAAATAACCGTTGTTACTTCTCAGGCCGATAAAAAAGGCCCTATTTTGCTTTTGGTAAACGGTTCAAAATATGCAGTAGATTATAATCTTGCTTCTAAAATTTTGGTCCGTTTATAGTATTGAGGAGATTGGAGATTTAAATGACTCTTGATGAATTGGAACAAGGAAAAAAAGGAATCATAGAAGATCTTGAGATAAGCGGAATGACTTTGCAAAGGCTTATAAGTCTTGGGTTTACTCCCGGAGCTGAACTTTCGGTTGTAAGAAAGGCTCCGCTTTTAGATCCCTTTGACATTTCCATCTGCGGTTCGCTTGTAGCAGTCCGTAAGGACGAAGCTAAAAAAATCATTGTAAAAGAAGTTTAGAATATGAAAAAAGAAAAAATAAATATTGCTTTTGCCGGTCAGCCTAACTCCGGTAAGTCAACCCTATTTAACATGATGACGGGAGCTCATCAGCATGTTGCAAACTATCCGGGTATCACCGTTGAGAAAAAAACGGGAGAGTATTTTGCTCTTGACCAATCGGTTTTTATTACCGACTTGCCCGGCACTTACAGCCTTACTTCCTATTCACCGGAAGAAAGGGTAACCCGTAATTTTATCCTCCGTGAAAAGCCCGAACTTTTGGTAAACATTGCCGATGCCTCAAATTTGGAAAGACATCTTTATCTGACATTCCAGCTTTTGGAAATGAACTGTCCTATTGTTATGTACTTAAACAAGATGGATTCTGCAAAAAATGCAGGCTTACAAATCGATGTCAATAAAGTTTCTTCTCTTTTAGGTATTCCGATAATAGCCGGTTCGGCCAAGAAAAAAGAAAAAGTAAACGAATTAAAAGATCTTATTTCAAAAACGGCTGAAAACTCTGAACCTCAAAAACCCTTTATGCTTACCTACGGTGAGGATATGGAATCCTATTTGGAAAAAATTGTCGAAAAATTAAAGGATTCTGCAAAGGACGAATTTTTTTCTATTCCCTTAAGATGGCTTGCAATCAAGCTTTGCGAAAAGGATTCCGCAGTTATCGAAGAAGAGGGTAAAAATTTTACAAACTTTGACTCTATTTTAAATTTTATAAAAGAAATCGAAGCCGAGCACAAGGAAAAACATAAGCACAGCTTTGAAATAGAAATAGCTCTTGCCCGCTCCGCTGCGGCAAAAAAAATTGTTGAAGCTGCGGTTTCAAAAAAAGAGCTTGAACAAAAAGCCGTCGAGTCCTTAAATATTAAAAGAAAGGTTACCGAGGTTATTGCCGCCCTTATTCTTTGTTTTGTAACCTATGAAATTTTGGATTCCCTCTTTTTGCTTTTGCTGATTCCTATCTTTGCAAATAACATTCTACGCTTGATTCTTAGCTTAGCCGGAGCTTTTGCCTTTACGGGAGGAGCTGCCCTTATCTATACTAAAGGCAGTTCAGGCAGTATAAATTCAACCGACAGAATCGACAAAGTGCTTTGCCACAAGGTTTACGGTCTTTTGATTTTGGTTGAGCTTGTTTTGGTCTTTTATTGGATAACGGTAGTTTTGGGTTATAAGATGACCGACAAGGTTTTCCCGATATTTAAATTTGTCAGAGCAATAGTTTCTCAGCTTATTTATCCTGAAGGTCTTATAAACGAGGGGCCTTTAAGAGGTTTGTTTTTAAGCGGGATAATTGATGGGGCAATAATGATTTTAAACTATGTCCCAATCTTTTTCTGCTTGTTTGCCCTCATTGCCTTTTTGGAAGATGTCGGCTACATGGCCCGCCTTGCCTTTATCATGGATAGAATTTTACGCAAGTTCGGTTTACACGGACAGTCAACCCTTCCTATGATTCTCTCGGGTGTT
The DNA window shown above is from Treponema denticola and carries:
- a CDS encoding FeoA family protein, which translates into the protein MVVTTFCERLLTLVPLIILKEGDKASVLKFDGTGAEFSRLRSFGIDINTEITVVTSQADKKGPILLLVNGSKYAVDYNLASKILVRL
- a CDS encoding FeoA family protein — protein: MTLDELEQGKKGIIEDLEISGMTLQRLISLGFTPGAELSVVRKAPLLDPFDISICGSLVAVRKDEAKKIIVKEV
- the feoB gene encoding ferrous iron transport protein B; this encodes MKKEKINIAFAGQPNSGKSTLFNMMTGAHQHVANYPGITVEKKTGEYFALDQSVFITDLPGTYSLTSYSPEERVTRNFILREKPELLVNIADASNLERHLYLTFQLLEMNCPIVMYLNKMDSAKNAGLQIDVNKVSSLLGIPIIAGSAKKKEKVNELKDLISKTAENSEPQKPFMLTYGEDMESYLEKIVEKLKDSAKDEFFSIPLRWLAIKLCEKDSAVIEEEGKNFTNFDSILNFIKEIEAEHKEKHKHSFEIEIALARSAAAKKIVEAAVSKKELEQKAVESLNIKRKVTEVIAALILCFVTYEILDSLFLLLLIPIFANNILRLILSLAGAFAFTGGAALIYTKGSSGSINSTDRIDKVLCHKVYGLLILVELVLVFYWITVVLGYKMTDKVFPIFKFVRAIVSQLIYPEGLINEGPLRGLFLSGIIDGAIMILNYVPIFFCLFALIAFLEDVGYMARLAFIMDRILRKFGLHGQSTLPMILSGVIMGGCVVPGVMSTRTIRDDKSRLVTILILPLLNCMAKIPFYVLITGIFFTSYQWIVLGGISFFTLIVALIVAKYFSLYVVHGKPEPFVLELPAYNMPTLRGVLIRTFERLWSFIKKVATTVVAVSVIIWAGVNFPSLSSEKTAQYEARKDAYIQDFAGKLNNSYSQYFASEKGFIEYQRLTEKLYLYDAINRFGGAKGMERNINRLFLQNPEMTKIALKGKIELGSNIGAFKNYLDMYSSAKKDFDKAYNDAQEFQKPILKASFYAYWQKLNPYFFALVRTGKVKISGTAVIDSEAAAAAKAIRPASADLKLISVQLRKETLENSVLGYLGKAMEPVTKYAGFDWKVNIAILGSFAAKEALVSTLGTIYSVESSSEDSGKVLEARIQDKETGLTPLDGLTIMILIALFPPCIATVMATKTETQSVGWTLFSVMYPVVLSSLVAVLVFQLGRLFGF